The following DNA comes from Bacteroidales bacterium.
AAAGGAGGAGAGAGGATATACCTTACAACCGATTCGGTTGAGAAGTTTGAGAAAACTGCAAAAATATTTATGCCCGACAAAGTTGCTGCAAACAAAATAACCATTGATTAATATGGTAGTGATATGGTAATGTTCCGGCAAATGTAACCAGCACTCAAAACGGACATAAACAAAATAGACCAATTAGTCTTACTAATTGGTCTATTTTGTTTATTATAGGATATCTCTTTTAAATTAGAGTTGACAAATCCTTCTCTGCAACAAAATTAAGTTTGTTAAGCATAATAATTTCATGAGCCTTCTCAGAATCTTTAGTACGGAAAATAAGAATACCCTTATTGCCTAACATAAACGAATACAAGTACGAAATATCAATACCTGCATCACTAAATAATTTAATAGTGTCGGCTGCTTTACCAACTTCATTCTCCAACGTAATAGCAAATACGTCAGTCAAGTTAACCGAAATACCTGCCTCTCTCAATGTTTCGTAAGCACGAGTAGGTTCAGAGCATATAATTCTGTAAATACCATAGTCGGTAGTATCAGCAATAGTTGATGCTATAATTTGAATATTACCCTCTTTTAAAAGGTCAAGAACGCGTTGAATAGTTCCCGATTTATTTTCGGCAAAAACCGATAGTTGATGAACTGTCATAATTATAATAAATTAAAAAGTTTTACGAAGATCTTTAACTCTCACAGCCTTACCTTCACTCTTAGGAAGTGAGCCTTTTGAAACCAAACGAACATGAGGAGTAACCAAAATCTCATCCTTAATTTGGCGAGTAATCTCTTTAGTAAGTGATTGTAAACGACCATAATCATCGGTAAACATATCGTTCAACTCAACATCAATAGTCATATCATCGTTACTATCTTTAGTTTCAAGAGTAATCAAATAATCAGTGCTTAACTCCTTGAATTGGAGAAGAATAGTCTCAATTTGAATAGGGAATATATTAACACCTTTAAGAATAATCATATCATCGCTTCGTCCTTTCATTCGGTCAAGACGTTTGTGGTGACGACCACAAGGACACTCTCCGGGTAATACTCTGGTAAGGTCGCGAGTACGATAACGCAACAAAGGCATAGCCTCGCGGTTAAGAGTAGTAAGAACCAACTCTCCAACCTCGCCCTCAGCAACAGGTTCCAAAGTGTCAGGGTTAACAATCTCTACAATATAGTAATCTTCCCATATATGCAAACCATTCTGTTCGGTACACTCAAATGCAACGCCGGGGCCACACATCTCTGACATACCAAACGAGTTATAAGCCTTAACACCCAACATCTCCTCAATACGTTTGCGTTGCTCCTCCGAGTGAGGCTCTGCACCAATAATCAAAGTTTTAAGTTTAGTATCCTTTCGAGGGTCAATACCCATCTCAACCATCACCTCATGAAGGCGAGAAGCGTAACTTGGAATAGCGTGAAGAGCAGTAGTGCCAAAGTCTGTAATAAACTTAATTTGACGCTTAGTATTACCAGCGGCAGCAGGAACAGTAAGCATACCCAAATGTTCAGCACCATACTGAAAACCTAAACCACCAGTAAACATACCATAACCCGATGAATTTTGGAATACATCAGAAGGGCGTAAACCAACCATATGAAGGCATCTTGCAACTGCCTTAGCCCACTCTTGAAGGTCTTTCTCTGTATGCAGAATAACGGTAGGGTTCCCAGTAGTACCACTTGAAGAATGAAGTCGTGTACACTTCTCTAATGGTACCGAAGCAATACCAAAAGGATAAGTATCTCTCAAATCTTGTTTAGTAGTAAAAGGAATCTTCTTAAGATCATCCAAACTCTTAATATCTTCTGGTTTAAGATTAATCTCTTCAAAACGTTTCTTATAAAATGGAGAGTTCATACAGTGTTTAACAACTTTCTGTAATCTCTCTAATTGAAGTTTCTCAATCTCGGGACGACTCATCGTCTCCAACTCTTTATGTAAATACATTGTTCTAAGATTTAATAAATTTCAAATAATCATCAAATTTATTAAAACAAAATAAAAAAACAAAGAGAAAACCAAACAAATAGAACTAACTTTTTGCCAATACCCCCTTATTTTGTAATTTTGTAATCAATTATGGCAAGAATATTATCAATAGACTACGGAGCAAAGCGAACAGGAGTAGCAGTAACAGATACCCTGCAAATAATAGCAAATTCGTTGGCAACAGTTGCAACCCATGAGTTAATGAAGTTTCTTACCGACTATTTTGCAAAAGAGGAGGTAGAGACCGTAGTAGTTGGTCTGCCCAAACAAACAGACGGAACATTAAGCGAAAATGCTGCCCGAGTAAAAACCTTTGTTACCAAATTTAAAGAGAAATTTCCACAAATGAAAGTAGTAATGCACGATGAACGATATACAACCGTATTGGCACATCAAGCAATACTATCTGGAGGAGTAAAAAAATCGGCGCGTCGCGATAAAGGACTCGCTGATCGTGTGAGTGCAGTGATAATACTACAAAGTTATTTAGAGCAAATAAAATACAATAAACTATGATATTACCAATCTATCTATACGGAATGCCCGTATTACGTAAGCAAACACAAGATGTAACCCCAGATTATCCCGATTTGGATAAATTGTTGGTGAATATGTACGAAACCCTTACACAATCCGAAGGAATAGGTTTGGCAGCACCGCAAGTGGGATTAGCATTAAACCTCTTAATAATTGACCTTGATCCTATATCAGATACCTATCCTGAGTATAAAGGATTAAAAAAAACAATGATGAATGTAGTAATAGAGGAGTTGGAAGGAGAGAACATTACACGTCCTGAAGGATGCTTAAGTCTTCCGGGAATAAGCGAATCTGTAACACGCAAAGAGAAGATAAAAGTAAGTTATGTAGATGAAAGATTTGAGCCACACACCGAGTGGTTTGAAGGTTATATAGCACGTGTAATACAGCACGAGCAAGACCATTTGCAAGGCAAATTGTTCATCGACCACACCTCGCCCATACGCAAGCAGCTGATAAAAGGAAAACTCAATAATATTCTAAAAGGCAAAGTCTATTGCGACTATCGTACACGAGGAGCAAAAAAGTAATTCGTTTAAATTAATCTCTTAAGCAAATCCTATATATGAAATTCAAGTCAATAATATTATTGATTATAGCACTAATTTCAGTTAATACAATAGCGCAAAACAAAGTTGAAATATATAAAGGAGGAGAGTTAATATATAGTGAGTATATATCAGAGATAGATAGTATAAAATTAAAAAGAAGTATAAACGGACATACCTACGTTGATCTTGGCTTATCTGTAAAATGGGCAACTTGCAATGTAGGAGCCACTTCACCTGAAGAGGCTGGAGACTATTTTGCATGGGGTGAAACAGCCTCAAAAAGTTGGTACGATTGGACTACATATAAATTGTGCGAAGGCTCCCGGGAAACAATGAATAAATATTGTAGTAAATCAACTTTTGGAACAATTGATGATAAAACCCAACTTGATTTAGAAGATGATGCCGCACGAATTACTTGGGGAGGAAGTTGGCGAATGCCAACAAAAGAGGAGCAAGATGAATTACGCGACACAAATAACTGTGAATGGTTTTTGCAGACAATTAATGGCGTAAGTGGATATACTGTAAAAAGTAAGAAAAACGGAAATACAATATTCTTGCCAATAGCAGGATATTATAATGAGAATAAGAATCTTATGACAGCAAACGGCTATTATTGGTCAAGTACTCTTTATATAGATTATTGTAATAATGCGAGGTTCTTGCAATTGACATTAGATAATATATCATCAAGTCTTGCTCCACGATATTATGGATACCCTATCCGTCCTGTGAGTGAGTAGAATATGCATATTTAAAAATCAAGCGAGTTATCCAGAGATAACTCGCTTGATTTTTATCAACTAAGATGGATAACATCTCCTCTTACATTACAATACTTAGGTATATATAAGCTGCAGGAGCAGCCATAAATACACTATCAAAGCGGTCCATCATACCACCATGTCCGGGAAGTATCTTGCCTGAGTCTTTAACTCCGTAAGTACGTTTCAAAAGAGATTCAGTTAAGTCACCCATTGTAGCCGAAACTACCACAACAACAGCAAAACCTAACCATTTATATAGTTCCATTGAGTTTAAACCATAGTTCTCAAGAATAGCATAAATACCCCAAGAAGCGAGTAGAGCAAAACCTACGCCACCCCAAAAACCTTCCCACGATTTTTTTGGAGAGATACGCTCAAACAAACGGTGTCTTCCAAAAGTCATACCAGTAACAAAGGCACCAGTATCATAAACCCAAATAATAACCAATAGGGCAAGTAGCATTGTAGGTGTATATATTGAGAGAACTGATAATCCACTAAAAGCAATAAAACTCAAAAGCCCAACGGGAAGAGCAATATATAAGTGACCTGCTAAACTCTTAGCAGCGTATGTAAAAGGCTCCTCTCTCTTAGCATAAAGTTCAGTTATGAAAACAATCATAACATATAACAAGTATGGAGCGTAAGTTATTGCCTTATTCTCAGTTGCATCCATTACCATAGTAGACTCCATCCAAACAATAGTAGTAAGGTATATACCGGCAGTAATGTGCATCATATATTGCATAAAGGTAAACTCGCCTTTGAAAATAATCTTGTAGAACTCATACAATGAAACACCAGTTATGATAGCAAGTAACGCCCATAACGATATAGGATTATACATTATTGCCCATACAACAAAAGCAATAAAAAATATACCTGTGATGCTTCTTACAATAACACTTTTCATAAAATTAATCTTTATCGGTTGTACTATCAGTTTTCTCTTCCTCAACCAAAATGTTGTTAGTTATTACCTCCTCTTCTTCTACGTTCTTTTTCTCGCTTTTCTCCTCTTCACAACTATTGCTTGTTTCAGATGATTTCTCTTCTATGAATCGTTTCTCCTCCTCTAATCTTTTCTCTTCAGCCTCCATAATCTCTTCGGTGCGAGAACTCCATTGACGTTTTCCAAAAATCTTCTCAACATCTTCAGTAAATATAACCTCACGCTCTAAAAGAATTGAGGTAAGAGCGTGGTGTCCTTCGGCTTTCTCCAAAAGAATTTTTTTGGCTCTCTCATATTGCTCTGCAATAAGTCTGTTAACCTCTTTGTCAATTAATTTAGCAGTATCTTCGCTATAAGGTTTAGTAAAACCATAACCTTGACCAGATGAGTCGTAGTACGAAATATTTGGCAACTCAGGGCTCATACCAAAATATGTTACAAGAGCATACGCCTGTTTGGTAACACGCTCTAAGTCGTTAGCCGCACCAGTAGATATTTTGCCAATAAATAACTCTTCGGCAGCACGTCCACCAAGAATAGCACAAATCTCATCTTGAATTTGCTCCAAAGTTGTAATCTTACGCTCTTCGGGTAAGTACCATGCCGCACCTAAAGCCTTACCTCTTGGAACAATAGTAACCTTAACCAATGGATTGGCATATTGTAACCACCAACTCAAAGTTGCATGACCGGCCTCGTGAATAGCGATAGAACGTTTCTCCTCTTCGGTAGTAATCTTTCCACGTTTCTCCAAACCACCAATAATCCTATCAACAGCATCCATAAAGTCTTGGCGGCTCACCTCATTTTTGTTTCTACGAGCCGCAATCAACGCAGCCTCGTTACAAACATTAGCAATGTCAGCACCTGAGAAACCAGGAGTCTGTCTTGCAAGTAAGTCAACATCAACACTCTCATCAATCTTAACACCTCTTAGGTGAACATTAAATATCGCTTTGCGGTCATTAAGTTCCGGAAGTTCAATATATATTTGGCGGTCAAAACGTCCAGCGCGTAAAAGAGCCTTATCCAGAATATCAACGCGGTTAGTAGCGGCCAAAACAATAACACCACTGTTAGAACCAAAACCATCCATTTCGGTAAGAAGTTGGTTTAGAGTATTCTCACGCTCCTCGTTTGAACCCATACCAACATTCTTGCCTCTGGCTCTACCTACTGCATCAATCTCGTCAATAAACACAATACAAGGAGCC
Coding sequences within:
- the def gene encoding peptide deformylase; this encodes MILPIYLYGMPVLRKQTQDVTPDYPDLDKLLVNMYETLTQSEGIGLAAPQVGLALNLLIIDLDPISDTYPEYKGLKKTMMNVVIEELEGENITRPEGCLSLPGISESVTRKEKIKVSYVDERFEPHTEWFEGYIARVIQHEQDHLQGKLFIDHTSPIRKQLIKGKLNNILKGKVYCDYRTRGAKK
- the ruvX gene encoding Holliday junction resolvase RuvX, with the protein product MARILSIDYGAKRTGVAVTDTLQIIANSLATVATHELMKFLTDYFAKEEVETVVVGLPKQTDGTLSENAARVKTFVTKFKEKFPQMKVVMHDERYTTVLAHQAILSGGVKKSARRDKGLADRVSAVIILQSYLEQIKYNKL
- the ftsH gene encoding ATP-dependent zinc metalloprotease FtsH codes for the protein MSKKGGFKISLYWVYSLIAIALIVLYYKNDDSVSKEVPWSTFEEIAKNENNGIKTIKVFRNSGTIEAVLTDSLGAKIFEKDITKVGENPTLIVNIPSADNFSESASEWKKENNFNVPITYDDSSDFTDIIWGFGPILLLVVFWIFIMRKMSGGGGGGNGGVFNVGKAKAQVFDKNGPIKVTFNDVAGLSEAKQEVEEIVDFLKNPKKYTVLGGKIPKGALLVGPPGTGKTLLAKAVAGEANVPFLSLSGSDFVEMFVGVGASRVRDLFKQAKEKAPCIVFIDEIDAVGRARGKNVGMGSNEERENTLNQLLTEMDGFGSNSGVIVLAATNRVDILDKALLRAGRFDRQIYIELPELNDRKAIFNVHLRGVKIDESVDVDLLARQTPGFSGADIANVCNEAALIAARRNKNEVSRQDFMDAVDRIIGGLEKRGKITTEEEKRSIAIHEAGHATLSWWLQYANPLVKVTIVPRGKALGAAWYLPEERKITTLEQIQDEICAILGGRAAEELFIGKISTGAANDLERVTKQAYALVTYFGMSPELPNISYYDSSGQGYGFTKPYSEDTAKLIDKEVNRLIAEQYERAKKILLEKAEGHHALTSILLEREVIFTEDVEKIFGKRQWSSRTEEIMEAEEKRLEEEKRFIEEKSSETSNSCEEEKSEKKNVEEEEVITNNILVEEEKTDSTTDKD
- a CDS encoding phosphatidate cytidylyltransferase, coding for MKSVIVRSITGIFFIAFVVWAIMYNPISLWALLAIITGVSLYEFYKIIFKGEFTFMQYMMHITAGIYLTTIVWMESTMVMDATENKAITYAPYLLYVMIVFITELYAKREEPFTYAAKSLAGHLYIALPVGLLSFIAFSGLSVLSIYTPTMLLALLVIIWVYDTGAFVTGMTFGRHRLFERISPKKSWEGFWGGVGFALLASWGIYAILENYGLNSMELYKWLGFAVVVVVSATMGDLTESLLKRTYGVKDSGKILPGHGGMMDRFDSVFMAAPAAYIYLSIVM
- a CDS encoding phenylacetate--CoA ligase gives rise to the protein MYLHKELETMSRPEIEKLQLERLQKVVKHCMNSPFYKKRFEEINLKPEDIKSLDDLKKIPFTTKQDLRDTYPFGIASVPLEKCTRLHSSSGTTGNPTVILHTEKDLQEWAKAVARCLHMVGLRPSDVFQNSSGYGMFTGGLGFQYGAEHLGMLTVPAAAGNTKRQIKFITDFGTTALHAIPSYASRLHEVMVEMGIDPRKDTKLKTLIIGAEPHSEEQRKRIEEMLGVKAYNSFGMSEMCGPGVAFECTEQNGLHIWEDYYIVEIVNPDTLEPVAEGEVGELVLTTLNREAMPLLRYRTRDLTRVLPGECPCGRHHKRLDRMKGRSDDMIILKGVNIFPIQIETILLQFKELSTDYLITLETKDSNDDMTIDVELNDMFTDDYGRLQSLTKEITRQIKDEILVTPHVRLVSKGSLPKSEGKAVRVKDLRKTF
- a CDS encoding amino acid-binding protein, which translates into the protein MTVHQLSVFAENKSGTIQRVLDLLKEGNIQIIASTIADTTDYGIYRIICSEPTRAYETLREAGISVNLTDVFAITLENEVGKAADTIKLFSDAGIDISYLYSFMLGNKGILIFRTKDSEKAHEIIMLNKLNFVAEKDLSTLI